Within the Flavobacterium sp. N502536 genome, the region AAAAAAGGAACGGTAAGCGATGAATGTGGCATTTACCTCAGTGAGCTTTTTTATTATTACCCGGATTTTGAAGCCTCTGTAGACGAACACCAAAATAAGGCCGAAATCACCAGAGTTTTCATCAACGAAAACAACAAACTTGTTTTTAGTCCAACGCATTCTCTGGACCACAACCTGTCTGAAAATGCATTTATTGAAAAATACGGGGCCTATATCGGAGCTTCCATAAAAAGTCCGCATTTGTATTCTATCCAGGTGGAAGACAGCGAGTTTAGAATAAAATTCAAAGATGGAAAGTTATTTACCATTGAAATAATCTTCTATTGCTGATTTCAATCTATAATTATTCAATACTTTTACACATTCAAAAAAACTCAAAAATGTCAGTAGCAAAAAAAGATTATAAAAGAATCACAACAAAGTCATTGATCGAAATGAAAAGCAATGGAGAAAAAATCTCAATGCTTACGGCTTACGATTATACTATGGCTAAAATTGTTGATACCGCAGGTATTGATGTAATTCTGGTAGGCGATTCAGCATCCAACGTTATGGCGGGTCACGAAACGACATTGCCTATTACTTTAGACCAGATGATTTATCACGCTTCCTCTGTAGTTCGCGCTGTAGAGAGAGCCTTAGTAGTGGTAGATTTACCTTTTGGAAGTTACCAGTCGGACCCGAAAGAAGCTTTGCGTTCTGCGATCAGAATCATGAAAGAAAGCGGTGGACATGCTGTGAAACTAGAAGGAGGAAAAGAAATTAAAGAATCTATCAAAAAAATATTAAACGCGGGAATTCCGGTAATGGGACATTTGGGTTTAACACCACAATCGATCTATAAATTCGGAACTTACAGCGTTCGTGCAAAAGAAGATCAGGAAGCTGAAAAGCTAATTGAAGATGCTAAACTCCTGGAAAAAATTGGTTGTTTCGGTATTGTTTTAGAAAAAATTCCGGCACATTTAGCAGAGCAGGTTGCCAAAAGCATCTCTATTCCCGTGATCGGAATCGGAGCCGGAGGCGGAGTAGACGGACAAGTGCTCGTAATTCATGATATGTTAGGAATGAACAATGAATTCAGCCCTCGTTTCTTACGTCGTTATTTAAACTTATACGAAGAAATGACCAAAGCCATCGGTCAATATGCTGCCGATGTAAAATCTGCAGATTTTCCTAACGAGAGGGAACAATATTAAGTTTAGACTTACTTAGATATTAGACTTACTTAGACTTGCTTAGATGTTAGACTTTTTAGATTTGTTATTTTAGAATTAAATGTACAAAATCTAAAAAGTCTAAATTCTTCTAAAAATCTAAATAAATCTAAGCAAGTCTAAGGAGTCTAAGAAAGTCTAAGGATGTCTAAGCAAGTCTAAAAATCTAAAAAAATGCATCAGTTTAAAGAGCTTCTAATTTGGAAGAAAAGCAGGTTATTTTGTTCTAAAATTTATAGTGCAACAGCTAATTTTCCGAGTGAAGAAAAATTCGGAATAACAAATCAATTGAGAAGGGCTTCCGTTTCTATTGCTTCAAATATAGCAGAAGGCTCTTCAAGAAATTCGAATAAAGATTTTGCCCGATTTTTAGAGATTGCGATTGGCTCAGCCTATGAAGTAGAAACACAACTTCTTATATCATCAGATTTAGGCTTTATAAACGAAGAAAACTTAACCGAACTAACAAATCTGTTAGAAGAAATAATTAAAATGACATCCAGATTTAGGGCAACTTTATTATAAAGTCTAAGAAGTCCAACATCTAAGAAGTCTAAGCAAGTCTAGAATGAAAATCGTTTCCAACAAAAACAACCTCCAAATCCTGCACGAAGACAATCATATTATTGTGGTCAACAAGCGTGTGGGTGATATTGTACAAGGAGATAAAACAGGGGATAAACCTTTATCAGATATTGTAAAAGAGTACATCAAAGACAAATACAATAAACCCGGAGATGTTTTT harbors:
- the panB gene encoding 3-methyl-2-oxobutanoate hydroxymethyltransferase, producing MSVAKKDYKRITTKSLIEMKSNGEKISMLTAYDYTMAKIVDTAGIDVILVGDSASNVMAGHETTLPITLDQMIYHASSVVRAVERALVVVDLPFGSYQSDPKEALRSAIRIMKESGGHAVKLEGGKEIKESIKKILNAGIPVMGHLGLTPQSIYKFGTYSVRAKEDQEAEKLIEDAKLLEKIGCFGIVLEKIPAHLAEQVAKSISIPVIGIGAGGGVDGQVLVIHDMLGMNNEFSPRFLRRYLNLYEEMTKAIGQYAADVKSADFPNEREQY
- a CDS encoding four helix bundle protein; translated protein: MHQFKELLIWKKSRLFCSKIYSATANFPSEEKFGITNQLRRASVSIASNIAEGSSRNSNKDFARFLEIAIGSAYEVETQLLISSDLGFINEENLTELTNLLEEIIKMTSRFRATLL